The nucleotide sequence ataaaaaaagaaaaaacaacaCCGAACGAAAAGCAGAAGTAAAATTGGCGAATCACTCACGTCTGTTGCGACGTGTTAATGcaaagaaattaaaccgaaacgtaaaacatagaaaagaataacgAAGTCGATCTAGGATTGTCGCGTTGCAATGGgtctgtcaaacgggaaaaaatagacgaaaaaaCGTTGAAGCCCACAcacacgttgcggcgtgttaattcgtaaaatttagaacgaaacgtaaaaatgaaaaacttgcaaaaggtaaaaagtatggggaccaaagttgaaaatagAAAAATGTAAAGGTtaaattaaaaagaataaaaagctttgggttaaaagtgaaaaaatcAAAAGAGTTTAAACATAAAAGATTAAAAACCTTTAGGTTTAAAGTggaaaaacaattttttttttttaaaatacaccCCATGTTTGTAAATATTCTtagtaaaaataataattattatatattgaCTTAAAAAAAAAAGTGGTAAAAAATATCTGGTAAAGAAAAACAATCTAGAGGAATATTCGGATACCATTAAGGAATGTACAGCTAGCTATGTTGAAGATAAGTGGTAAAATATCTGGTATCATCATTTACATTTCACACCTACCAACTCAACACTTGAAATATCTCATTTTTCTAACTGCGCTTTCATATACAAAGAAAGTTTTACTTGTGAATCTGCAAATAGCAGCAGCTGCCTGCATCCATGGCTTCTTGTGGGATTTACAACCATTTGGTTGCATTTTCAAACCAACCCACTTCTAAACCTCCCATTTTCATTGCTCCTAATCCTGTTAACCACATTGCTGTTTCACCCAGATCAAGGTAACTCAACATGTACTTTAAAATCCCACTTCTATACTTCTTTTTAAGTAGTGTGTGTGTCGTGTGtgggtggttttttttttttttttttttttttttttttttttttttttaagttgaaCTTTAAAAATTATGATTCAAGAAATTGAAGCTGATCCAGAATAATAGAACAATAGTACTGGTTAAGAACTTAAGATCCAAATAATCAACAATTTATTTGATAATTAGCAATGTAAGGCTACTTGTTATATTATATTTTCCTGATATGGGGTTTTACCCAGATTGTCATATTCACTGAGTACTGTCGTTCCAAAAGCTTCATCCACAGCTTTAGAGGTATCATGAAACTTATATATTAGAaatacagtttttttttttttttttttttttttgtgaatatAGCTAATGTCATTGTTATCTTCATTTGGGTGCTTAGCAGGCTATAATTTATCAGGAAACCGATGAAATCCCGGTGCCAAAGGTGATCATAGATCAGGACTCAGATCTTGATGCCACTGTGGTCGAAATTACTTTCGGGGATCGCCTTGGTGCTCTTCTTGACACTGTATGATATAAATCCTTCGAAATCTGACCATCcattttttttgtaacaaaaactTATATTTACATTTTTTATGTGATTATgggtagggctgcaaacgaaccgaacgaccttgttcgtgtttgtttgtttgttaagaaatatatgtgttcacgaactgttcatgaacacttaccgaacggaATCCTATGTTTTTGTTAacgaaatgaacttgttcgtgtttgtttgttaattttaggcaacgaatgttgatgaacacaaatgagcacaaactaatgatcattaacacaaatggaaacaaacgaacacataCAAGCGTTCATGAGCAGAAGATATAATACACCGACACTTACTAAATATTTtgtttgtcggaattttgaagtcttttaataaaatataaaaactgaaaacactaataaactatcgaacacaaatgaacacgtTACCAAACTTCACAAACGTAAATGAACGAACTCGGCCtctgtttatgttcgttcatttaactaaacgaagaaatttcttgttcgtgttggtttgtttaataaacgaacacaaacgaacttcccgccgaacggttcatttgcagccctaatTATGGGAATAATGGAACAGATGGGAGCTCTTACAAATCTTGGACTGAATGTTGTCAAAGCAAATGTTCATCTCGATTCTTCCGGGAAGCACACCAAGTTTTCGATAACTAAAGCGTAAGAATTTAGCTGGATTTTTCTTTTACTAATTTACATCAACATTTCTTTACAATTTCTGTTCTATAAATTCTGGCTTATTTATATGTGGGTTTTTTGCAGTTCAACTGGGCGTAAAGTTGAGGACCCAGAGTTGCTCGAGGCGATTCGCCTAACAATTATTAGCAATCTTCTTGAATATCACCCGGTATTATACCAATTTTTATTTTCGTGCTTAATCACTACCGTGCCTTTAAATATTTATTAATTTAGAATTTATGAATTTATGAATTTAATGATCCAGGAATCAAGTGCTCAATTAGCAATGGGGGAAGCCTTCGGTATCGAGGCACCAAAACATAAGGTAGTAAATCTTGCCGTCTTTAAATCAGGGTCTGTTTGACTTTAAAGAGTCAAATCCGTTGCTTTGTGACTTCAGATGTTATATAAATATTTGGTTTTTTATTAGTCTATATGAACAAATGCAGCTTGATGTGGACATTGCAACCCGCATACATGTATACGATGACGGGCCTAACCGAAGGTACATCTTTATCATGACTATAAGCTTCCTTAAGATTAATTTGGCAATATGAAAAGATGAAAACCGATGTTAATCACGACTTAAACTATGCAGTTTACTATCAGTGGAAACAGCGGATCGCCCTGGATTACTGGTGGATCTTGTAAAGATATTTACCGATATAAATGTTGCAGTAGAATCAGGAGAGTTTGACACTGAGGTAATGAACTAATAATATCTGTTATATAGATGGGATCAAGAGAAAACGATTTgaagtgtgagaatggtgagaacgattttcagccattagatctttgtGATTTGTGGCTAAGATGATGCAGTGACATTTTGTAAACaagggtgcacatgctaatcacatgtcattttccaataacttttttatacgtgattatttttctaaaaaaattacaccataaaacttagcgtttttttatctttccaacgagtatactattgatatacttttcaaaaaaaaaagaactgagtttttatggcgtttttctgaattgggtgttttatggcgttttagacttggtattttcatggcgtttttctgaactaggtgtttttatggcgttttaactaggtattttcatggcgtttttctgaactgggtgttttatggcgttttcaactgagtttttcatggcgtttttctgaactgggtgttttatggcgtttttaactgggtattttcatggcgtttttttttctgaattgggtgttttatggcgttttatttgaacacccaattcatgtgagtgggtttttttgacaatattacccttagtgtaatttagcatcaatgccacatgtcaacaccaaaatcgttctcactgttctcacatttttcaccgttttccctaaatcctgaccTTATAAAGTATCAGCATTAGAATCTtgaacaaaattttaatttattaaCTACGATTTATGTGATGTAGGGCTTGTTAGCCAAGGCGAAATTTCATGTTAATTACAGGGGTAAATCCCTACTCGAGCCACTTCAACAGGTGAAACATCATTAAATCCTAGATTTATATGCACATGCTTGAATTGTTCTTCATAAAGTTTTGCGTTTTATTAAATTTTTACGgttcttattatttttttttcaggtTTTGGCTAATAGTTTACGATACTTTCTAAGGCGGCCAACAACAGAGGATTTGAGTTTTTAAATGTTCCGGAACTCTGTATCAGAAGCTGAATGTGCAACTTAACCTGCTGGAGCATATGTGACAATAATGTTTTCTTGTACTAGTATTAGTAGCATTATCTCCTTTATCTACAACTAGAGGAAAAAAATAGTATTATcattatctatttttatttttagttttctttttcaaactcAAAAACACGATGTAAGGGTCTGATTAAGATGATCAATGCGAAAAACATCTATTAACTAActaccatggttgtaaaacaaggcttataaggccgagtactccccgagtagtcgctacaaggtaagCTGCCGATccgactttcttcaactccgcctaattacttgGAATCGATCAAATGCGATCAACCTCAGCCAAAATCAGATCTACTAGGTTAACTCGGGCCCtgtttgacttaaaaaataataaaacataatttttatgcctattattttgttataaatattagtagaTTTATGTTATTTGAAATATACTTAATTttcgaaaactaatttctttataatttaacatgtccgagtactctccgagtactctCTGCCTAGGctgagtactctcaactccccggttgACCGACTTTTGACAAGTAGTTAGTTGTCAAATGCGAGCTTCCTTTCCTTTACACGTTTTAGcaacatatacatgtgttttTATC is from Helianthus annuus cultivar XRQ/B chromosome 9, HanXRQr2.0-SUNRISE, whole genome shotgun sequence and encodes:
- the LOC110880017 gene encoding ACT domain-containing protein ACR11 isoform X1, whose amino-acid sequence is MASCGIYNHLVAFSNQPTSKPPIFIAPNPVNHIAVSPRSRLSYSLSTVVPKASSTALEQAIIYQETDEIPVPKVIIDQDSDLDATVVEITFGDRLGALLDTMGALTNLGLNVVKANVHLDSSGKHTKFSITKASTGRKVEDPELLEAIRLTIISNLLEYHPESSAQLAMGEAFGIEAPKHKLDVDIATRIHVYDDGPNRSLLSVETADRPGLLVDLVKIFTDINVAVESGEFDTEGLLAKAKFHVNYRGKSLLEPLQQVLANSLRYFLRRPTTEDLSF
- the LOC110880017 gene encoding ACT domain-containing protein ACR11 isoform X2 translates to MASCGIYNHLVAFSNQPTSKPPIFIAPNPVNHIAVSPRSRLSYSLSTVVPKASSTALEAIIYQETDEIPVPKVIIDQDSDLDATVVEITFGDRLGALLDTMGALTNLGLNVVKANVHLDSSGKHTKFSITKASTGRKVEDPELLEAIRLTIISNLLEYHPESSAQLAMGEAFGIEAPKHKLDVDIATRIHVYDDGPNRSLLSVETADRPGLLVDLVKIFTDINVAVESGEFDTEGLLAKAKFHVNYRGKSLLEPLQQVLANSLRYFLRRPTTEDLSF